Proteins co-encoded in one Malus sylvestris chromosome 7, drMalSylv7.2, whole genome shotgun sequence genomic window:
- the LOC126628760 gene encoding disease resistance protein RPV1-like isoform X7, which yields MAASSGLGCKYDVFINFRGEDTRRGFVSHLYNALVKKPINAFIDAEKLRKGDHLSELLTAIRESRLSIVVFSQDYASSTWCLKELVQILKCKDTNNQIVLPIFYEVDPSDVRKLKRKFEEAFAQHDRDSKAEMEEVQSWRSALTTATSLSGWDSRKYENDAELIEEIVEDVYRKLIHISSTSSKDNGLVDMDSHMHEMHLLLYPPGGETNAVRVVGIWGMGGLGKTTIARAVYDEISGGFKACCFLENFKEGFMKHGKLHMQAELLSSISNNKVGSSDISKNGFQVMLKSLGQRKVLIVVDDVDELEQIEALLEEPHSFGGGSRIIITTRDSQLLSIADVIYNPKILSDSGALKLFRRHAFRKNQPTRDYDDLSNRVVEYAQGLPLALKVLGAFLGNKTIREWEDELEKIRKIPQRGIHDVLKSSFDGLDDKEKDIFLDIACFFKGMKKDCATRILEDCGFHPYTGIRVLIDRALITVSWKGELEMHDSLEEMGREIVRQECIKEPGRRSRLWSYEDVHHVLSQNTATEAVESIIVDFWYSYWACLNAEAFVSMTQLRLLKIGDKYSSFDYEYCEHHLIGPFKLPNLRYLSWFRFPLKSLPSNFQFKNLVELDMQCSLIDRLWEGTQTQEKLKFINLSYSYLKETPDFTNVPNLETLILEGCRSLVEVHQSISTLTNLVLLNLKDCEEFKILPSIMRMKSLKTLNLSGCSSLEMFPEISEGMEGLEKLDLSRSKIKELPPSINNLTGLSHLDLSYCKELKSLPSIIRMKSLKTLNLSCCSSLEMFPEISEGMEGLEKLNLSRSKIKEMPPSINNLTGLSHLDLSYCKELKSLPSSIRMKSLKTFNLSGCSSLEMFPEISEGIEGVEKLNLSWSEIKELPPSINNLTGLSHLDLSYCKELKSLPSSIRMKSLKTFYLSGCSSLEMFPEISEVIEGLKLLDLSGSKIKELPSSINNLTGLSHLSLGHCKELKCLPSSICHLKSLVFLSLSGCTKFEVFPSIEENMEGLRKLFLDGTSIKELSPWIERLTGLQYLHSSVLAWAPPHPNPPISW from the exons ATGGCTGCTTCTTCTGGCCTTGGTTGCAAATACGATGTGTTCATCAATTTCAGAGGGGAAGACACTCGCAGGGGCTTCGTCAGCCATCTCTACAACGCTCTGGTTAAGAAACCAATCAACGCCTTCATTGATGCCGAGAAGCTCAGAAAAGGCGACCACCTTTCTGAGCTCCTGACAGCGATTCGAGAGTCAAGGCTTTCGATTGTAGTTTTCTCTCAAGACTATGCTTCTTCCACTTGGTGCTTGAAAGAACTCGTGCAAATCTTGAAATGCAAGGATACCAATAACCAGATTGTACTCCCCATTTTCTATGAAGTTGATCCGTCTGACGTTCGTAAACTCAAGAGAAAATTCGAGGAAGCTTTTGCTCAGCACGATCGTGATTCTAAGGCTGAAATGGAAGAGGTTCAGAGCTGGAGATCCGCTCTTACAACTGCCACCAGTTTATCCGGCTGGGATTCGCGAAAATATGA GAATGATGCAGAGCTTATTGAGGAAATTGTAGAAGATGTTTATAGGAAATTGATCCACATCTCATCAACATCAAGCAAAGATAATGGCTTGGTTGACATGGATTCTCACATGCATGAAATGCATTTATTATTATATCCTCCCGGAGGTGAAACGAATGCTGTTCGCGTTGTTGGAATATGGGGTATGGGTGGTTTAGGCAAAACAACCATCGCTAGAGCTGTTTATGATGAAATCTCTGGTGGATTTAAAGCTTGTTGCTTTCTTGAAAATTTCAAGGAAGGTTTCATGAAGCATGGCAAACTACATATGCAGGCAGAACTTTTATCGAGTATCTCGAACAACAAGGTGGGGAGTTCTGACATATCAAAAAATGGTTTTCAGGTGATGTTAAAAAGCCTAGGTCAGAGAAAAGTTCTTATTGTTGTTGATGATGTGGACGAATTAGAACAAATTGAAGCTTTACTTGAAGAGCCACATTCCTTTGGTGGTGGAAGCAGAATTATTATAACAACTAGAGATTCGCAATTACTAAGCATAGCTGATGTGATATATAATCCCAAGATTTTGAGTGATTCTGGAGCTCTGAAACTCTTTAGGCGGCACGCCTTCAGAAAAAACCAACCTACCAGAGATTATGATGATCTCTCAAATCGTGTCGTAGAATATGCTCAAGGCCTGCCTTTAGCACTCAAAGTCTTGGGAGCTTTTCTTGGTAACAAAACTATACGCGAGTGGGAAGATGAGTtagaaaaaataaggaaaatcccGCAAAGGGGAATTCATGATGTACTTAAATCAAGCTTCGATGGACTAgatgacaaggagaaggacatctTTCTGGACATTGCATGTTTCTTTAAAGGGATGAAGAAAGACTGTGCAACCCGAATTCTGGAAGATTGTGGTTTCCATCCTTATACTGGAATAAGAGTTCTAATCGACCGAGCTCTCATAACTGTCTCATGGAAGGGGGAACTGGAGATGCATGATTCATTAGAGGAAATGGGTCGGGAAATCGTCCGCCAAGAATGTATCAAAGAGCCAGGGAGACGAAGTAGGTTGTGGAGTTATGAAGATGTTCATCACGTGCTATCTCAAAATACG GCTACGGAAGCAGTTGAAAGCATAATCGTGGATTTCTGGTACTCATACTGGGCATGCTTAAAtgctgaagcttttgttagtatGACTCAACTAAGACTTCTCAAGATCGGTGATAAATACTCCAGTTTTGATTATGAATACTGCGAACACCACCTGATTGGGCCCTTTAAGTTACCTAACTTGAGGTATCTCTCCTGGTTTAGATTCCCTCTCAAGTCTTTGCCATCCAACTTTCAATTCAAAAACCTTGTTGAACTTGACATGCAATGTAGCCTCATTGACCGACTTTGGGAAGGAACCCAG ACGCAGGAAAAGTTGAAATTCATCAATTTAAGTTATTCATACCTTAAGGAAACCCCTGACTTCACAAATGTGCCAAATCTTGAGACGCTAATTCTTGAAGGTTGTAGAAGCTTAGTTGAGGTTCACCAGTCTATTTCGACTCTTACAAACCTTGTTTTATTGAATCTGAAAGACTGCGAAGAATTTAAGATTCTACCCAGCATCATGCGTATGAAATCTCTCAAAACCCTTAATCTTTCTGGCTGCTCGAGTCTTGAGATGTTTCCAGAGATTTCAGAAGGTATGGAGGGGTTAGAAAAGCTTGATTTATCCAggtcaaaaattaaagaactgCCCCCATCAATTAATAATCTCACGGGGTTGAGTCATTTGGACCTATCATATTGCAAGGAACTTAAGAGTCTTCCAAGCATCATTCGTATGAAATCTCTCAAAACCCTTAATCTTTCTTGCTGCTCGAGTCTTGAGATGTTTCCAGAGATTTCAGAAG GTATGGAGGGGTTAGAAAAGCTTAATTTATCCAggtcaaaaattaaagaaatgcCCCCATCAATTAATAATCTCACGGGGTTGAGTCATTTGGACCTATCATATTGCAAGGAACTTAAGAGTCTTCCAAGCAGCATTCGTATGAAATCTCTCAAAACCTTTAATCTTTCTGGCTGCTCGAGTCTTGAGATGTTTCCAGAGATTTCAGAAGGTATAGAGGGGGTAGAAAAACTTAATTTATCCTg GTCAGAAATTAAAGAACTGCCCCCATCAATTAATAATCTCACGGGGTTGAGTCATTTGGACCTATCATATTGCAAGGAACTTAAGAGTCTTCCAAGCAGCATTCGTATGAAATCTCTCAAAACCTTTTATCTTTCTGGCTGCTCGAGTCTTGAGATGTTTCCAGAGATTTCAGAAG TGATAGAGGGGTTAAAACTTCTTGATTTATCCggatcaaaaattaaagaactacCCTCATCAATTAATAATCTCACGGGGTTGAGTCATTTAAGCCTAGGTCATTGCAAGGAGCTTAAGTGTCTTCCAAGCAGCATTTGTCACCTCAAGTCccttgtctttctctctctttccggTTGTACAAAATTTGAGGTGTTTCCAAGCATTGAAGAAAATATGGAAGGATTAAGAAAGCTTTTCTTGGATGGGACATCTATCAAAGAGCTTTCCCCCTGGATTGAACGGCTTACGGGGCTTCAGTATTTACATAGCTCCGTCCTGGCCTGGGCCCCTCCCCACCCCAACCCCCCAATTTCTTGGTGA